The DNA window GAGTGAAAGCAATCGGTGCTGTGGACAACTCTTCCACTTTTCTAATTCCTTTAGTATTGGTAAATCTTATTGTGACTGGCCTTCATGTTGAGGGCCAAAAAGAGCAATATTGGCCCCAGGTGGTGCATGTGTGCCCAAGACCAGGTATAATCATAACATTATGAGTATGTAACTGTTTGGGTTTTCTTAGTGGGAACATTGAGAAACTCAGATCCAGATAATGTTGGACCtcataatttatatattttttttctcagcctGCAGCATTTCTGCGTCGtctggaggaaggggtggatggcgTAAAACTAGAGCCATGGCACGGGACTACCACACTGGCCTTCAAGTTCCAGCATGGAGTGATTGTGGCAGTGGACTCACGTGCATCGGCAGGGCAATATATCTGTAAGTGATAAATGAGTGTAAAGTGCTGAAAAGTATTGTCTACATTAGAATCTTTTTGTATAGGCCAAAAGGACTCTTGGGGCCTCCTAGGCTCCAGGGTCCGGGTGCGATTGCAACCCCTGTACCTATTGTAGTTATGTACCTGCTCAGAGCTGGATGTttctcgcaaccctctctcagcgCACATGTGGTTtgtgaccttctctcagagctgaatctgGCTTGTgagcctctctcagagctgaatgtgcctcgtgcccctctctcagagctggatgtggcttgcgcccctctctcaaagctgaatgtggcttgcgcccctctctcagagctgaatgtggctcgctcccctctctcagagctgaatgtggctcgctcccctctctcagagctgaatgtggctcgcgcccctctctcagagctgaatgtggctcgctcccctctctcagagctgaatgtggcttgcgcccctctctcagagctggatgtggcttgcgcccctctctcagagctgaatgtggcttgcgcccctctctcagagctggatgtggcttgcgcccctctctcagagctgaatgtggtttgctcccctctctcagagctgaatgtggctcatagctctctctcagagctaaatgtggttcgcaaggtcagaaaggttggggacctctgtagTCTAGTGATTTAGTATTAGcaattagttacctgatatttgtaTATAATGATTCTCGTATATGTCATGTTCCTTTCCCACAGCTACAGTGAAGTTTAATAAAGTGATTGAGATAAACCCGTACCTGCTGGGCACCATGTCCGGGAGCGCTGCAGACTGCCAGTACTGGGAACGGCTTCTCGCCAAGGAGTGCAGGTGTCTGAtacaatatatatgtataatttGTTTTCTTTGTCATTATTTACGACTCATGTAACTATTTTATGCTCATTGGATTTGGTATATACTACTATGCAGACTGTGACTTTGCTTGtttttcttgtctttctttttGCACTGTTACCAGTGGGTACACATATGTGTATCATTCTGCAAAAATCCTTTATTGCTGCATATAGCAATACAAGTAAGACAGCCAATGCATGCAATTGCAGGTCTACCAGAGCGCTGGTGCTTTATTAGATCTTGTAATTATTCAAGGAGTCCTGGACAATTATCAACGATGTTCAGCCAGACCACACTTCTTAGTTATGCAAGTGTGTAGGTTACATTTTTCCCGATCAGTCTCCTGACAATGATTCTTGGACCGGTCGGGGGTCTCCTGACAATGATTCTTGGACCGGTCGGGGGTCTCCTGACAATGATGCTTGGACCGGTTACGGGTTGGACCAGCCGTGGGTCTCTCAATAGCAATTCCAGGATTGGCTATGGCTCTCCTGACAGCGATGCTTGGACCGACTGTGGAGTTCCTGACAGTAATACCCGTACTAGCGGTTCATCTCTTGACAATGATGCTTGGCTGGCCATAGGTCTCttgaataatcagtcacatcaagaggaggaggggaggagaagcTAAgcgcttctcttggttacccgatgtgtaccttggttatcagcgtccgcagcttccagacgccggctcctgctccctgcacattcagatctttgctctctcgctgtcacacacagcgatctgtgcgtcacagcgggagagcaacgtccaaaaaatgaaccagggctgtgtgtaacgagcagcgatctcgcagcaggggccagatcactgctcagtgtcacacacagcgagatcactgatgaggtcactgctgcgtcacaaaaaccgtgactcagcagcgatctcgctatgtgagaagtacccctaatagCCAGATCATCCAGGGGTCTCCTAATGGCAATGCCTGGATTGGCTGGGGGTCTCCTGACTTTGATGCCTGGATTGACTGTAGTCCTCCTAGCAATAAAATATCCAAATATTTCTTCTGCTCTTAAAGTTTAGGTAAAAAAATGGATCCATCTTTTAAAAGAGGGTTGCTATGAAGCTGACTAAATAACAGTATGTGGTCCTTTGTGCCAGAAATAAGAACTGTAGGAGCTCAGGGCTCCATTTTTTTGGTACAATACCAGCTTGAAAATGTTTTGGATTTATTTAGAAGATACATTTTACCTAATTTCTATACTTTTGTGTTTCTATCAGGTTATATCAGCTGCGGAATAATTCCCGGATCACGGTGTCGGCAGCTTCCAAACTCTTGTGTAACATGATGCTGGAGTACAGAGGTACAGGCCTGAGTGTGGGCAGCATGATCTGCGGCTGGGATGAGAAGGTAATCGGCTCCGCACAACGATTAGGTGGCAGAATTGCTTCATTTCATTTATATAAATGCCTGACGCTGGTGCTATGAAACGTTATTGAATGTCCAAATAGAATTAGGTGAGATAAGGCAATCGTTAATCTTCCGAAGCAATCGGTATCGAGATATGAGACAAACGTTTACCATAAATCTAGATGACGAGGAGCGATGGTGTGTTCCGTGCATAATACTGACGATGAGGAGCGATGGTGTGTGTTTGGTATATAATACTGATGATGAGGAGCGATCATGTGTTTGGTATATAATACTGATGATGAGGAGCGATCATGTGTTTGGTATATAATACTGATGATGAGGAGCGATGGTGTGTTTGGTACATAATACTGACGATGAGGAGCGATGGTGTGTTCCGTGCATAATACTGATGATGAGGAGCGATGGTGTGTTCCGTGCATAATACTGATGATGAGGAGCGATGGTGTGTTCCGTGCATAATACTGATGATGAGGAGCGATGGTGTGTTCCGTGCATAATACTGACGATGAGGAGCGATGGTGTGTTTGGTATATAATACTGACGATGAGGAGCGATGGTGTGTGTTTGGTATATAATACTGACGATGAGGAGCGATGGTGTGTTCGGTACATAATACTGACGATGAGGAGCGATGGTGTGTTCTGTACATAATACTGACGATGAGGAGCGATCATGTGTTTGGTATATAATACTGACGATGAGGAGCGATGGTGTGTTCTGTACATAATACTGACGATGAGGAGCGATCGTGTGTTTGGTATATAATACTGACGATGAGGGGCGATCGTGTGTTTGGTATATAATACTGACGATGAGGAGCGATGGTGTGTTCTGTACATAATACTGACGATGAGGAGCGATGGTGTGTTTGGTACATAATACTGACGATGAGGAGCGATGGTGTGTTTGGTACATAATACTGACGATGAGGAGCGATGGTGTGTTTGGTACATAATACTGACTATGAGGAGCGATGGTGTGTTCTGTACATAATACTGACGATGAGGAGCGATCGTGTGTTTGGTATATAATACTGACGATGAGGAGTGATGGTGTGTTTGGTACATAATACTGACGATGAGGAGCGATGGTGTGTTTGGTATATAATAATGACGATGAGGAGCGATGGTGTGTTCTGTACATAATACTGACGATGAGGAGCGATGGTGTGTTCTGTACATAATACTGACGATGAGGAGCGATCGTGTGTTTGGTATATAATACTGACGATGAGGAGTGATGGTGTGTTTGGTACATAATACTGACGATGAGGAGCGATGGTGTGTTCTGTACATAATAATGACGATGAGGAGCGATGGTGTGTTTGGTACATAATACTGATGATGAGGAGCGATGGTGTGTTCTGTACATAATACTGATGATGAGGAGCGATGGTGTGTTGTGCACATAATACTGACGATGAGGAGCGATGGTGTGTTTTGTTTATAATACTGACGATGAGGAGCGATGGTGTGCTCTGTACATAATACTGATGATGAGGAGCGATGGTGTGTTGTGCACATAATACTGACGATGAGGAGCGATGGTGTGTTTTGTTTATAATACTGACGATGAGGAGCGATGGTGTGCTCTGTACATAATACTGATGATGAGGAGCGATGGTGTGCTCTGTACATAATACTGATGATGAGGAGCGATGGTGTGTTGTGCACATAATACTGATGATGAGGAGCGATGGTGTGTTTTGTTTATAATACTGACGATGAGGAGCGATGGTGTGCTCTGTACATAATACTGATGATGAGGAGCGATGGTGTGCTCTGTAGATAATACTGACGATGAGGAGCGATGGTGTGTTTAGTATATAATACTGACGATGAGGAGCGATGGTGTGTTTTGTTTATAATACTGACGATGAGGAGCGATGGTGTGCTCTGTAGATAATACTGACGATGAGGAGAGATGGTGTGCTCTGTACATAATACTGACGATGAGGAGCGATGGTGTGCTCTGTACATAATACTGATGATGAGGAGCGATGGTGTGCTCTGTAGATAATACTGACGATGAGGAGAGATGGTGTGCTCTGTACATAATACTGACAATGAGGAGCGATGGTGTGCTCTGTACATAATACTGACGATGAGGAGCGATGGTGTGCTCTGTCCATAATACTGACGATGAGGAGTGATGGTATTCTCTGTACATAATACATAATAGTGATGATGAGGAGCGATGGTGTGCTCTGTACATAATACTGACGATGAGAAGCGATGGTGTGTTTTGTATATAATACTGACGATGAGGAGCGATGGTGTGTTTGGTATATAATACTGACGATGAGGAGTGATGATGTGCTCTGTACATAATACTGACGATGAGGAGTGATGATGTGTTCTGGGCATAATGCCCAATATCGGATCGGAACCAATTATAATCTATGTAACGTTACAGGGACCTGGATTATATTACGTTGATGAAAACGGGACAAGACTCACCAATGACATGTTCTCCACGGGATCAGGAAGCTCCTATGCATATGGAGTTATGGACAGCGGATACCGTAAGGATCTGAGCCCTAAAGAAGCATATGACCTGGGCCGCAGAGCCATCAGTTATGCCGCACACCGCGATAATTATTCCGGAGGGGTGGTGAATAGTAAGTATCTGCTaccacaggtatatatatatattatttttcttaCTATATTTTTGAGTCACACTGGTGAACTTGACTATGAGATCACTTGATCGCTAATATAATACTCCTTCGCGGAAGCTAGTTTAAATTACGGTTGTGATAGAAGAGTGTTGTAGCTGATGCCAACTGCCAATGATGTGGTCTTCACCGAACCATAAATATTCGGCCTAACAGGGAACGTGTCATCAAAAAATGCCTAAATTCCCACTGTAAATTTTCTTTCCTTTACGCCAAAGCAGCAGCATGACCTCCATTGGTGCTGCACTGTAGGACGACAAGGAATGACCTATTGACTAAACCAGGTTTTTAtgttaaattttatttttaatattatttttatcttttacttttatttttcatatCACAATTTGTATGTAAAACAAATGTAGAGCAGAGAGATTAGATTCTCCTATCTGAGGAAAGGTGTCAAATTACAGTATTTATCTCACCACTTGTTCTCCCTCTTGTCTATGGGAAAGACAAAAAAAGCTGATGTCACGATTGTCACTGTGCGTCTTGTGACTAGGCACAAGCTCAGGACTAGCTTCATTtcatctgagaccatgcacatttaaacaTTGTTTTTCCCTTTGGGCACATGATGGGTTAACGCCTTCTCTTCTGTAgtagcagacttgctcagctgtctgTGGTTAATCACTTCCGGCCTAggtttaagccctctgcttcctggagagtttgctggttattctatttacTTTGGAGCTATCCTGGAGCAGGGAGGATGTGTTTCCTGCTGCTGTTGTGTGGTTTGTTATAGTTGTCAGTTGTTGTTTCTACTGCCTTCCCTTAGTTACCCTTACCCGTCCACCTTTGGTTGCTCCCTGGTGTAGGTTCTAGGTGTGCATGAGTTTTGATTTACCCTTACTGTTATTCTTTGTTGGTGGGGTTTTTGGGATCTACGTCCTGGTCAGTCTCCTGGGTGGTGGGGACTTTGTCATCATGGCCAGGACAGGAGTTAGGGCCAGGTTGGGGGCCCGTACCTCCCTatcttcaagggtacctccgggtgtgagGGTGAGCTCAAAGACCCCAGCATTAGGGTCTGCATAGGTTCCCCTGTGTTCCCTGGCCATCCGTTACACACCCTTGTAACAACCTAGCACTGGCCCCGActatctccatcagtcccatagactaaTCCTGCCCACTGTTCCCTTCAATCCGATCCATTATAGGACTCAGGACCCCTGTTTTAGTAATTGTGGGGTTCCCAGTGATCATACAATTATCATAATTCCTATAAAAAGAATTATGTTCCAACCCCTTTAAGCTCTAGTCCCTTTTGACCCTTCTAGAAGTTCATTGATAGAGGATAACTTCCAGATTGCTCTGAATCCAACTGCTAGGGCGCCCGCCGATCTGGAGAATGCTGTTGTTGGCTATGAGCAGGACTTTGAGAATGAATAGAGCAGAGGAATCCATGCTCAACCTCCACTCTTGCTCAACCTCCACTCTTGCACAACCTCCACTCTTGCACAACCTCCACTCTTGCACAACCTCCACTCTTGCACAACCTCCACTCTTGCACAACCTCCACTCTTGCTCAACCTCCACTCTTGCTCAACCTCCACTCTTGCACAACCTCCACTCTTGCACAACCTCCACCCTTGCACAACCTCCACCCTTGCACAACCTCCACTCTTGCTCAACCTCCACTCTTGCACAACCTCCACCCTTGCACAACCTCCACCCTTGCACAACCTCCACTCTTGCACAACCTCCACTCTTGCTCAACCTCCACTCTTGCTCAACCTCCACTCTTGCACAACCTCCACCCTTGCACAACCTCCACCCTTGCACAACCTCCACCCTTGCACAACCTCCACTCTTGCTCAACCTCCACTCTTGCACAACCTCCACTCTTGCACAACCTCCACTCTTGCACAACCTCCACTCTTGCTCAACCTCCACTCTTGCACAACCTCCACTCTTGCACAACCTCCACCCTTGCACAACCTCCACCCTTGCACAACCTCCACCCTTGCACAACCTCCACTCTTGCACAACCTCCACTCTTGCTCAACCTCCACTCTTGCTCAACCTCTACTCTTGCACAACCTCCACTCTTGCACAACCTCCACTCTTGCACAACCTCCACTCTTGCTCAACCTCCACTCTTGCTCAACCTCCACTCTTGCTCAACCTCCACTCTTGCTCAACCTCCACTCTTGCACAACCTCCACTCTTGCACAACCTCCACCCTTGCACAACCTCCACTCTTGCACAACCTCCACCCTTGCACAACCTCCACTCTTGCACAACCTCCACTCTTGCACAACCTCCACTCTTGCACAACCTCCACTCTTGCACAACCTCCACTCTTGCTCAACCTCCACTCTTGCTCAACCTCCACTCTTGCACAACCTCCACTCTTGCACAACCTCCACTCTTGCACAACCTCCACTCTTGCACAACTTCCGCTCTTGCACAACCTCCACTCTTGCACAACCTCCACTCTTGCACAACCTCCACTCTTGCTCAACCTCCACTCTTGCTCAACCTCCACTCTTGCACAACCTCCACTCTTGCACAACCTCCACTCTTGCACAACCTCCACTCTTGCACAACTTCCGCTCTTCAGTACGTCATCTTCGCGATGGGTGGCAGGGCCCAAGTGGTCAGAAATCTAGAGATCAGGAAGTTTTCTTTTATCCTACGATTAGTAGGTAAAAGGTTTATACCAAAGTTTAAAGTTAACAGAGGACAGCCATGTTTATAAAAGGAAAAAAGAAACCATGCCTAGGAGAGAAATCCACCTCCTTGCACTAGCGCTGCTGCTTCTACTGAGCAATAAGTGATGACGTCACAACCTCCAGACCCATGATTACCTCCAGGGTCCGGTGACTGATGCTCAGGACGTCATAACTTCTGGTCGGTCTGGCGGAGACCATTAGAGTTCTAGCACCGGAGCGAAGGGGTGGATTTCGCCGGTGAGTGTGGCTCACCCCCCTTTTAATGAATTTGATGACATAGACTAAATGATTGGTGTCTGTCTCCTCAGTGTATCATATGAAGGAGGACGGCTGGGTGAAAGTCGGGCAGTATGATATCAGCGATCTACTGCATGACTACGAGGAAGGAAAGAAGCAGTAACAGTGGGTTTGAGCTCCAGAGACGACGACTTCATCACCACGTTCACATTTCTCCATCTTTCGTTATCCCAACAAACCTGCGCTTGTCATTATCCAAAAATAAAATTTTCTAacattttatttgttttattatttattgcGTCTAATCCATATATCTAAAAATACATTAAATTATAACACATTGCACTAAAAAGGTAGAAAAATAGTCTGAAATTGACAATGGTGCAGCCTGAATGGTAAAATATCTGGCTGCCATTTTCacatttgctgtcagtgaatgatacAATTGTATCCGGTGTAGGCAACGCTCTGCGAGCGAAACATCCCGGACTCCAGTCTGATATATTGCTGCAAACTAAAAGAGCCTTGTGTTTAGCTCACGGAGGGAAATTAGCTTTGTACAGGTTTTCGTATTCGCAACATGTGAAAAGTTTAAAACCTAGCTTTTAATAATTTACCAAAAAACGAGTTAAATTCCAATGGCCATAGAAGACATACTTACAAACAAAAGGAACCCTATTTTGGCAAAGAGGGAATATAAAGATACGGGTGTGCCAAACCTTCagat is part of the Anomaloglossus baeobatrachus isolate aAnoBae1 chromosome 9, aAnoBae1.hap1, whole genome shotgun sequence genome and encodes:
- the PSMB8 gene encoding proteasome subunit beta type-8; translated protein: MALLNFCGSSGHEDWRLPLSGGKISPTVSFKPYNTELTVPPGCQPAAFLRRLEEGVDGVKLEPWHGTTTLAFKFQHGVIVAVDSRASAGQYISTVKFNKVIEINPYLLGTMSGSAADCQYWERLLAKECRLYQLRNNSRITVSAASKLLCNMMLEYRGTGLSVGSMICGWDEKGPGLYYVDENGTRLTNDMFSTGSGSSYAYGVMDSGYRKDLSPKEAYDLGRRAISYAAHRDNYSGGVVNMYHMKEDGWVKVGQYDISDLLHDYEEGKKQ